Proteins encoded together in one Bacillota bacterium window:
- a CDS encoding glutamine amidotransferase, which translates to MLVAGHLYPDLLNLYGDRGNLTAFARRCSWRQIPVAVREIPLGEPVDFRELDFLFVGGGSDREQGILAEDLIRRRDNLEAAVEDGLVVLAICGGYQVLGHYYQLAEDKVVPGLRLLDFYTRAGARRLIGNCAVELELDGRPVRVAGFENHSGQTFLGQVEPLGRVLAGYGNNGADGLEGARYRNVFCSYLHGPLLPKNPRLTDHLISLALQRRGLDPFLSPLDDRLEEQARTAVLNRLKVR; encoded by the coding sequence ATGCTGGTCGCGGGTCATCTGTATCCTGACCTCTTGAACCTGTACGGGGACCGGGGAAACCTGACCGCTTTCGCCCGGCGGTGTTCGTGGCGGCAGATTCCGGTTGCCGTACGGGAGATACCGCTCGGGGAACCGGTGGACTTTCGGGAACTGGACTTTCTGTTCGTCGGCGGGGGTTCCGACCGGGAACAGGGAATCCTGGCGGAAGATCTGATAAGGCGGCGGGACAATCTGGAAGCGGCCGTTGAGGACGGGCTGGTGGTGCTGGCGATTTGCGGCGGCTACCAGGTTCTCGGCCACTACTACCAGCTTGCCGAGGACAAGGTGGTCCCGGGCCTGCGGCTGCTCGACTTCTACACGCGGGCCGGCGCGAGGCGGCTCATCGGGAACTGTGCGGTGGAGCTTGAACTTGACGGACGCCCGGTACGGGTGGCCGGATTCGAGAACCATTCCGGCCAGACCTTCCTGGGCCAGGTCGAGCCCCTGGGCCGGGTGCTGGCCGGTTACGGCAACAACGGCGCCGACGGGCTGGAGGGGGCCCGCTACCGCAACGTTTTCTGCTCCTACCTGCACGGCCCCCTGCTCCCCAAGAACCCCCGGCTGACCGACCACCTCATCTCGCTGGCCCTGCAGCGGCGGGGCCTGGACCCTTTCTTAAGCCCCTTGGACGACCGCCTGGAAGAGCAGGCCCGCACCGCCGTCCTGAACCGGCTCAAGGTGCGCTAG
- a CDS encoding MurT ligase domain-containing protein: protein MNGRLLIAICGAKSAARCSRLLGRPGSSLPGKVALSLYPGTLRQLAARAQRGVVLVTGTNGKTTTNNMLARILREAGYRVVCNREGANLVTGVTTAFVREADGCGRLRFDYAVLEVDEAAFPGVAAQVNPQAVVVTNFFRDQLDRYGELDTTVALIREALKRLPRVRLVINADDPLVAQFGLLGPRTAHFGLAPHTRVVEGGRHTREARFCPQCGTTLQYSFYHYSQLGLFRCAGCGFRRPEPGVEALQARYQGEGVSCLIRTGDAEYRLEMQTQGFYNLYNALAAFAAGTLLGLDPGRVIESLETYEPAVGRLERFRYRDKPVFLNLVKNPAGFNEGLNLLPANPGTKDVFIAINDNVADGRDVSWLWDVDFEMLETVQEKVPRFVCGGLRAEDMAVRLKYAGVDPKKIAVQPNLKAAVGATLDGPGEAAYFFATYTALWPVERILRPRLTPEGRADHAGRGSSVS, encoded by the coding sequence ATGAACGGCAGGCTTTTGATCGCCATCTGCGGCGCCAAGTCGGCCGCCCGGTGCAGTCGACTGCTGGGGCGGCCGGGGTCGTCCCTGCCGGGCAAGGTCGCCCTGAGCCTTTATCCCGGAACGCTCAGGCAGCTGGCCGCCCGGGCGCAGCGGGGGGTGGTCCTGGTCACCGGCACCAACGGCAAGACGACCACGAACAACATGCTGGCCCGCATCTTGCGGGAGGCGGGCTACCGGGTCGTGTGCAACCGGGAGGGCGCCAACCTGGTCACGGGGGTGACGACGGCGTTTGTCCGGGAAGCTGACGGCTGCGGCCGGCTGCGGTTTGACTACGCGGTCCTGGAAGTGGACGAAGCCGCTTTTCCGGGAGTGGCCGCCCAGGTCAATCCGCAGGCGGTGGTGGTCACCAATTTCTTTCGCGACCAACTGGACCGTTACGGAGAACTCGACACGACCGTCGCGCTGATCCGCGAAGCCCTGAAAAGGCTGCCCCGGGTCCGGCTGGTCATAAACGCCGACGACCCGCTCGTGGCCCAGTTCGGCCTGCTGGGGCCGCGTACGGCCCACTTCGGCTTGGCCCCGCACACCCGGGTGGTGGAGGGCGGCCGGCACACCCGGGAGGCGCGGTTTTGTCCTCAGTGCGGCACCACCCTGCAGTATTCCTTTTACCACTACAGCCAGTTGGGCCTGTTCCGTTGTGCCGGGTGCGGTTTCCGCCGGCCCGAACCGGGGGTGGAAGCGTTGCAGGCCCGTTACCAGGGCGAAGGGGTGTCCTGCCTCATCCGGACGGGGGACGCGGAATACCGGCTGGAGATGCAGACCCAGGGGTTTTACAACTTGTACAACGCCCTGGCCGCCTTTGCCGCCGGGACCCTTTTGGGGTTGGACCCCGGCCGGGTGATCGAAAGCCTGGAGACCTACGAGCCGGCGGTCGGGAGGCTGGAGCGCTTCCGCTACCGGGACAAGCCGGTGTTTTTAAACTTAGTAAAGAACCCGGCCGGCTTCAACGAGGGCTTGAACCTTTTGCCGGCCAATCCGGGAACCAAGGACGTCTTCATCGCCATAAACGACAACGTGGCGGACGGCCGGGACGTCTCCTGGCTCTGGGACGTCGACTTCGAGATGCTGGAGACGGTGCAGGAGAAAGTGCCCCGGTTCGTGTGCGGCGGCCTCCGGGCGGAGGACATGGCGGTGCGGCTGAAATACGCCGGCGTGGACCCGAAGAAGATCGCGGTGCAGCCGAACCTGAAGGCGGCCGTGGGCGCGACCCTGGACGGCCCCGGGGAGGCGGCGTACTTCTTTGCCACCTACACGGCGCTCTGGCCGGTGGAGAGGATTCTGAGGCCGAGGCTGACCCCGGAAGGGAGGGCGGACCATGCTGGTCGCGGGTCATCTGTATCCTGA
- a CDS encoding GntR family transcriptional regulator, whose amino-acid sequence MFNIDQRSSTPIYQQLVQEVKEAVLRGVLQPGDRLPSVRELAGRLAINPNTIQKSYQELERQKVVETLRGKGTFVCLDYRVREDEEKMGEFRENLRKILVEAHYLGLDRERIVALVRQLMQELGIGEGLK is encoded by the coding sequence TTGTTCAATATCGACCAGCGCAGCAGCACCCCCATCTACCAGCAACTGGTGCAGGAGGTCAAAGAGGCCGTCCTCCGGGGTGTGCTGCAACCCGGTGACCGGCTGCCTTCGGTCCGGGAGCTGGCTGGACGGTTGGCGATTAACCCCAACACCATTCAGAAATCCTACCAGGAACTGGAGCGGCAGAAGGTCGTCGAAACGCTGCGGGGCAAGGGCACCTTCGTGTGCCTGGATTATCGGGTGCGGGAGGACGAGGAGAAGATGGGTGAGTTTCGGGAAAACTTGCGCAAAATCCTGGTCGAGGCGCACTACCTGGGACTGGACCGGGAGCGGATTGTGGCGCTGGTCAGGCAACTTATGCAGGAGCTTGGCATCGGGGAGGGCCTAAAGTGA
- a CDS encoding ABC transporter ATP-binding protein gives MNIVIHGLTKTFRENTALENINLEVPPGTIFGLVGPNGAGKTTLIKIIMGLLLPTRGWVSIDGRSVLQDPRIKSRIGYLADYQRYYPGFKVKDMFRLYRESYETWSPERFEELCRVFDLPENAKVKNLSKGMRTQLAIILNLAFRPALLVLDEPTAGLDPVLRRQFLTILMDEVAQNGTTVFISTHNLHELERISDRLAVIHQGRLLFNESLEDLKHKVRKIQAAFENPLPADVLQKTSVLNVEREGRVYSITAQDGIDELAAELRTFQPLFLDFVDISLEEIFIYRMGGEGYELKKILAQ, from the coding sequence GTGAATATTGTCATTCACGGGTTGACGAAGACCTTTCGGGAAAACACGGCGCTGGAGAACATCAATCTCGAAGTGCCGCCGGGCACGATCTTCGGCCTGGTGGGACCGAACGGCGCCGGTAAAACCACGCTGATCAAGATCATCATGGGCCTCCTGCTGCCCACCCGGGGTTGGGTCTCCATCGACGGGCGCTCGGTGCTTCAGGATCCCCGGATAAAATCCAGGATCGGCTACCTGGCCGATTACCAGCGCTACTACCCCGGTTTCAAGGTCAAGGACATGTTCCGGCTTTACCGGGAGTCCTATGAAACGTGGAGTCCGGAACGTTTCGAGGAACTCTGCCGGGTGTTTGACCTGCCGGAAAACGCCAAGGTCAAGAACCTATCCAAGGGAATGCGCACCCAGTTGGCGATCATCCTGAACCTGGCCTTTAGGCCGGCCCTCTTGGTCCTGGACGAACCCACCGCCGGCCTGGACCCGGTGCTGCGCCGGCAGTTCTTGACCATCCTGATGGACGAAGTGGCCCAAAACGGCACTACCGTTTTCATCTCCACGCACAACCTGCACGAACTGGAACGCATCTCTGACCGCCTGGCCGTCATCCACCAGGGCCGGCTCTTGTTCAACGAAAGCCTGGAAGACTTAAAGCACAAGGTGCGCAAAATCCAGGCGGCATTCGAGAACCCCCTTCCCGCGGACGTTTTGCAGAAGACCAGCGTCCTGAACGTCGAGCGAGAAGGCCGGGTTTACAGCATCACTGCACAGGACGGCATCGACGAGCTTGCGGCCGAGCTGCGGACATTCCAGCCCCTTTTCCTGGACTTCGTGGACATCTCCCTGGAGGAGATCTTTATTTACCGGATGGGAGGCGAAGGCTATGAACTTAAAAAGATTCTGGCCCAATAA